From Pseudomonas poae, the proteins below share one genomic window:
- a CDS encoding ABC transporter substrate-binding protein has product MQSRHLKLLAAATLTAWSLTAGLAQAAGVLTIGCREDSTTFDPIKSAQNRDTWVFANVYDTLVRVDNLGTKMEPGLAESWEISKDGLTYTFKLREAKFSDGSAITADDAAFSLLRIRDNKASLWADPFNLINTAKAADPKTLVVTLKTPAVAFLSQLASPTVSILSEKAMTKMGEDAYSENPVTSGAFTVEEWRKGDRVILKKNPNFWQAKNVSLDGVEWVSVTDDNTRMRMVQNNELDTAIFVPFSRVEELKKDQNVVIHSDPSTREDHLLINHAHGLLAKPEVRQALDMAIDKQSLVKTATYGQGTVAYSYIPKGSLYHYANNLQRPYDPTAAKKLLADAGAKDLKLNYVVNAGNEADEQIAVIIKDQLAKVGVTANLQKVDPTQSWQMLVDGEYDISVMYWTNDILDPDQKTTFVLGHDTNQNYMTRYKNDKVKELVAAARIEADPVKREQMYVDLQKLAKQDVNWIDLYYSPYINISRKNVSNFLQNPLGRFTLEEVVKN; this is encoded by the coding sequence ATGCAATCGCGCCACTTGAAGTTGCTCGCCGCCGCTACATTGACTGCATGGTCCCTTACCGCCGGCCTCGCCCAGGCCGCCGGTGTGCTGACCATCGGCTGCCGTGAAGACAGCACCACCTTCGACCCGATCAAAAGCGCGCAAAACCGCGATACCTGGGTGTTTGCCAACGTCTACGACACCCTGGTGCGCGTGGACAACCTAGGCACCAAGATGGAACCGGGCCTGGCAGAAAGCTGGGAAATTTCCAAGGACGGCCTGACCTACACCTTCAAGCTGCGCGAGGCGAAGTTCTCCGACGGCTCGGCGATCACCGCCGATGATGCGGCGTTCAGCCTGCTGCGTATCCGCGACAACAAAGCTTCGCTGTGGGCTGACCCCTTCAACCTGATCAACACGGCCAAGGCTGCGGACCCGAAAACCCTGGTGGTCACCCTGAAGACTCCGGCGGTAGCCTTCCTGTCGCAACTGGCGTCGCCGACGGTGTCGATTCTGTCGGAAAAGGCCATGACCAAAATGGGCGAAGACGCCTACTCGGAAAATCCGGTGACCTCCGGCGCATTTACCGTGGAGGAGTGGCGCAAGGGCGATCGGGTGATCCTGAAGAAGAACCCGAATTTCTGGCAGGCCAAGAACGTGAGCCTCGATGGCGTGGAATGGGTCTCCGTGACCGATGACAACACGCGTATGCGCATGGTGCAGAACAACGAGCTGGACACAGCGATCTTCGTGCCGTTTTCCCGGGTAGAAGAGCTGAAAAAAGACCAGAACGTGGTGATCCACTCCGACCCGTCCACCCGTGAGGATCACTTGTTGATCAACCACGCGCATGGCCTGCTGGCCAAGCCGGAAGTCCGCCAGGCGCTGGACATGGCCATCGATAAACAATCGCTGGTGAAAACCGCCACTTACGGCCAGGGTACCGTGGCCTATTCCTATATCCCCAAAGGCTCGCTGTACCACTACGCCAACAATCTGCAGCGCCCGTATGACCCGACGGCCGCCAAGAAGCTGCTGGCGGATGCCGGTGCCAAGGACTTGAAGCTCAACTACGTGGTCAACGCCGGCAACGAAGCCGACGAGCAGATTGCGGTGATCATCAAGGACCAGTTGGCCAAGGTCGGCGTAACGGCCAACCTGCAGAAAGTCGACCCGACCCAAAGCTGGCAGATGCTGGTGGACGGTGAGTACGATATTTCGGTGATGTACTGGACCAACGACATCCTCGACCCGGACCAGAAGACCACCTTCGTGCTGGGCCACGACACCAACCAGAACTACATGACCCGTTACAAGAACGACAAGGTCAAGGAACTGGTAGCGGCGGCGCGGATCGAGGCTGACCCGGTCAAGCGTGAGCAGATGTATGTGGACCTGCAAAAACTGGCGAAACAGGATGTGAACTGGATCGACCTGTACTACAGCCCGTACATCAACATCTCACGCAAGAATGTGAGCAATTTCCTGCAGAACCCGCTGGGGCGCTTCACCCTGGAAGAAGTGGTGAAGAACTAA